From the genome of Nakamurella flavida, one region includes:
- a CDS encoding helix-turn-helix transcriptional regulator, which translates to MTSRPIPEQRLRDLARLRRVRDRIDREYAQPLDVEALARGAHMSAGHLSREFRAAYGESPYGYLMTRRIERAMALLRRGDLTVTEVCFAVGCQSLGTFSTRFTELVGVPPGVYRRREGRAAFGMPPCLAKQVMRPVRNREVRAGAPDLA; encoded by the coding sequence GTGACCAGCAGGCCCATCCCGGAGCAGCGGCTACGGGATCTCGCGCGACTGCGGCGGGTCCGTGACCGCATCGACCGGGAGTACGCGCAGCCGCTGGACGTGGAGGCCCTGGCCCGCGGCGCCCACATGTCCGCGGGGCATCTGAGCCGGGAGTTCCGGGCCGCGTACGGGGAATCGCCCTACGGGTACCTGATGACGCGGCGGATCGAGCGGGCCATGGCGCTGCTGCGGCGGGGTGACCTGACCGTCACGGAGGTCTGCTTCGCGGTGGGGTGTCAGTCGCTCGGCACGTTCAGCACCCGGTTCACCGAACTGGTCGGCGTGCCGCCCGGGGTCTACCGCCGGCGCGAGGGGCGGGCGGCGTTCGGCATGCCGCCGTGCCTGGCCAAGCAGGTGATGCGACCGGTCAGGAATCGAGAAGTGCGGGCCGGCGCTCCGGACCTAGCCTGA
- a CDS encoding thioester domain-containing protein — protein MLIVLGAPTAGAVPGDPPTNPPPAGADAELVLSGLGPATSLPGRIAPLGSGFSPTLGYPSAPDPTWQVLDTEGRRILATADPSEDGAILVYCIDLRTATTIGFGYRQGSWDAANVPLVGYVARILELYYPNTALPAGLTDDQRAAAVQAAIWFFTDKFVLDQRAALRPAVADIVQAVIAAGPVVQPASGLEITAPSGDFPAGSLAGPFVATATAGDITVSSTDATMYADAAGTQVVGDGTTVPTGTSLWLRPDDVLDLSVTLDASAVVSVPSGNVYLYDGNDPNVPTAQKLILASTGSVRSTASASAAFFAAGVLQVRKVIAGPAAGEQGSVTVAVSCDGEVLPALVVPAGSTTGGVQVYTGLRGGAACTVTEPVDGAVGGLGVATALPDPVTVIAETTVTAEVTNTYSAVAPPTTTVTVPTTVTVPTTVSVPTTVTVPTTVSVPTTVTVPTTVTVPTTVTTTDTESTTATTTVTVSPTSTTPTDPTTPTDPTTPTSTMTVDPTSTGTDPTTPTDPTTSPTASTTTATTVVTATATAAVPVTVSPTDGGGITPRHAAELAATGVHVRAAAVAGLCLLLTGGALCLVLRRRGRST, from the coding sequence ATGCTGATCGTGCTGGGTGCGCCCACGGCGGGCGCCGTCCCCGGCGATCCGCCGACCAACCCGCCGCCCGCCGGTGCGGATGCCGAGTTGGTGCTCTCCGGCCTCGGGCCGGCGACGTCGCTCCCCGGGCGCATCGCCCCGCTGGGCAGCGGCTTCTCCCCGACCCTGGGCTACCCGTCCGCACCCGACCCGACCTGGCAGGTGCTCGACACCGAGGGCCGGCGGATCCTGGCCACGGCCGACCCGTCCGAGGACGGCGCCATCCTCGTCTACTGCATCGATCTGCGGACCGCGACGACGATCGGCTTCGGATACCGGCAGGGGAGTTGGGACGCGGCGAACGTCCCGCTGGTCGGGTACGTCGCGCGGATCCTGGAGCTGTACTACCCGAACACCGCCCTGCCCGCGGGGCTGACCGACGACCAGCGCGCCGCCGCCGTCCAGGCCGCCATCTGGTTCTTCACGGACAAGTTCGTCCTGGACCAGCGGGCCGCGCTGCGCCCCGCCGTCGCCGACATCGTGCAGGCCGTGATCGCCGCCGGCCCGGTGGTGCAGCCCGCCAGCGGCCTGGAGATCACCGCCCCCAGCGGGGACTTCCCGGCCGGATCCCTGGCCGGGCCGTTCGTCGCCACGGCCACCGCCGGGGACATCACGGTCAGCTCGACCGACGCCACGATGTACGCCGACGCGGCCGGGACGCAGGTCGTCGGCGACGGCACGACGGTGCCGACCGGGACCTCGCTGTGGTTGCGGCCGGACGACGTACTCGATCTGTCCGTCACCCTCGACGCGAGCGCGGTCGTGTCCGTCCCGAGCGGGAACGTCTACCTCTACGACGGCAACGACCCGAACGTCCCCACCGCGCAGAAGCTCATCCTGGCCAGTACCGGGTCGGTGCGCAGCACCGCCAGTGCGTCGGCCGCGTTCTTCGCCGCCGGCGTGCTCCAGGTCCGGAAGGTCATCGCCGGGCCCGCGGCCGGGGAGCAGGGCTCCGTCACCGTCGCCGTCAGCTGTGACGGCGAGGTGCTGCCGGCACTCGTCGTCCCGGCCGGATCCACCACGGGCGGCGTGCAGGTCTACACCGGTCTGCGGGGCGGCGCGGCGTGCACGGTGACCGAGCCGGTCGACGGTGCGGTGGGCGGCCTCGGGGTGGCCACCGCGCTCCCCGACCCGGTGACCGTGATCGCCGAGACCACCGTCACCGCGGAGGTCACCAACACCTACTCCGCCGTCGCCCCGCCGACCACGACCGTCACCGTGCCGACCACGGTGACGGTTCCGACCACGGTGTCGGTGCCGACCACGGTGACGGTGCCGACCACGGTGTCGGTGCCGACCACGGTGACCGTCCCGACCACGGTGACGGTGCCGACCACGGTGACCACCACGGACACCGAATCGACGACGGCGACCACCACGGTCACCGTCTCCCCGACATCGACCACGCCCACCGACCCCACGACGCCGACCGATCCGACCACGCCCACCAGCACGATGACCGTGGACCCGACATCCACCGGCACCGACCCGACGACGCCCACCGACCCCACGACGTCGCCGACCGCGTCAACTACGACGGCGACCACCGTGGTCACGGCGACAGCCACGGCCGCCGTACCGGTCACCGTCTCGCCGACCGACGGGGGCGGCATCACCCCACGACATGCGGCCGAACTCGCCGCCACGGGCGTCCACGTCCGGGCCGCCGCCGTGGCCGGGCTGTGTCTGCTGCTGACGGGCGGGGCGCTCTGCCTGGTGCTGCGCCGGCGGGGTCGGTCGACCTGA
- a CDS encoding pentapeptide repeat-containing protein: protein MVRNDWTTRWEQSLPTQAAVRAWLSGHAPRPDGLGTVGGRIDLRGIELTGAPLTLGSNDDPTAGITWESLDLSCARMDALRLFGARIHDCVFDGAGLVDLRVWGATVTECSFRRADLRHAILGAGEWHGLRSTWTDISFERAKMARAVFTGSVLRRCRFDTPGRFLQMQDCVVDECAFIGVLDTLVVDGRGHRHPLSTSAFVADLGGATFRGTHVTGYRLDRATLPDQADLLVVHRYVEVFTAAADRLELPSGSEADHRAAQLLRRLAAAPGPDLDADICLDLDGLGDAAQADAIRQALRPPPAA from the coding sequence TTGGTGCGGAACGACTGGACAACCCGCTGGGAGCAGAGCCTCCCGACGCAGGCCGCGGTCCGCGCCTGGCTGTCCGGCCACGCGCCCCGGCCCGACGGCCTCGGCACCGTGGGTGGGCGCATCGACCTCCGCGGCATCGAGTTGACCGGCGCACCGCTCACCCTCGGGAGCAATGACGATCCGACCGCAGGGATCACCTGGGAGTCTCTCGACCTGTCCTGCGCTCGCATGGATGCGCTCCGGCTCTTCGGTGCCCGAATCCACGACTGCGTGTTCGACGGCGCCGGCCTGGTCGACCTGCGGGTGTGGGGGGCGACGGTCACCGAATGCTCGTTCCGCCGGGCCGACCTCCGCCACGCCATTCTCGGCGCGGGGGAGTGGCACGGGCTGCGTTCCACCTGGACGGACATCTCGTTCGAGCGGGCGAAGATGGCCCGGGCGGTCTTCACCGGAAGCGTCCTGCGGCGATGCCGCTTCGACACCCCTGGCCGGTTCCTCCAGATGCAGGACTGCGTCGTCGACGAATGCGCGTTCATCGGGGTTCTGGACACCCTGGTCGTCGACGGGCGCGGCCACCGACATCCGTTGTCCACGAGCGCCTTCGTCGCCGACCTCGGTGGGGCGACCTTCCGCGGCACCCACGTGACCGGCTACCGGCTCGACCGAGCGACCTTGCCCGACCAGGCCGACCTCCTGGTGGTGCACCGGTACGTCGAGGTGTTCACGGCGGCAGCGGACCGGCTCGAGCTGCCCAGCGGCTCGGAGGCCGACCACCGGGCGGCACAGCTGCTGCGTCGGTTGGCGGCCGCTCCCGGTCCGGACCTCGACGCGGACATCTGCCTCGACCTGGACGGGCTGGGGGACGCCGCGCAGGCCGATGCGATCCGGCAGGCACTCCGGCCACCGCCCGCGGCCTGA
- a CDS encoding class I SAM-dependent methyltransferase — protein sequence MTTAPDSAAGKLGYFQTRLAANPHRAGTWRHICDYLQRWIPTDGAVLELGAGWCDFANQVTARRVVAMDMDEVVVRAADDHVEAVVGDCTDLSRFAPGEFDVVFASNLLEHLPREDATRLLDEAARVVRPGGHLILMQPNFRLNPGGYFDDYTHVAIYTDRSLRDYLASEGWRVQVAMARFLPLTMKSKASALSFLVPWYLRSPIKPLAGQMLFVATPAR from the coding sequence ATGACGACCGCACCGGACTCCGCCGCCGGGAAGCTGGGCTATTTCCAGACCCGGCTGGCCGCCAACCCGCACCGGGCGGGCACCTGGCGCCACATCTGCGACTACCTCCAGCGGTGGATCCCCACCGACGGTGCGGTGCTGGAACTCGGCGCCGGCTGGTGCGACTTCGCCAACCAGGTCACCGCCCGCCGGGTCGTGGCGATGGACATGGACGAGGTCGTGGTCCGCGCGGCGGACGACCACGTCGAGGCCGTCGTCGGCGACTGCACCGATCTGTCCCGCTTCGCGCCCGGCGAGTTCGACGTGGTGTTCGCGTCCAACCTGCTCGAGCACCTGCCGCGGGAGGACGCGACCCGACTGCTCGACGAAGCCGCGCGCGTCGTCCGCCCCGGTGGCCACCTCATCCTCATGCAGCCGAACTTCCGGCTGAACCCGGGCGGGTACTTCGACGACTACACCCACGTCGCGATCTACACCGACCGGTCGCTGCGCGACTACCTGGCGTCCGAAGGCTGGCGCGTCCAGGTCGCGATGGCCCGCTTCCTGCCGCTGACGATGAAGTCCAAGGCGTCCGCGCTGTCCTTCCTGGTGCCCTGGTACCTGCGGTCGCCGATCAAGCCGCTGGCCGGCCAGATGCTGTTCGTGGCCACCCCGGCCCGCTGA
- a CDS encoding SDR family oxidoreductase — MTDTPTLAVTGVTGQLGGAVARRLAAAGLAQRMIARDPSRVPDLPGAVAVHGDFADPTGLTAAFGGVGVLFLVSAGEDPDRLALQRKVVDAAADAGVEHIVYTSFVGAAADCTFTFGRDHWGTEQHIRDAGPAFTFLRDNFYADFMPDLAGPDGVIRGPAGDGRVSVVARDDIAAVAATVLQDPAAHAGRTYDLTGPDALTLHEVATVVTEATGRSVSYRPETIDEAYASRAGAAPRWMLDGWVSTYTAIAAGEQATVSDAVPALLGRPATSLRDLLRLPRG; from the coding sequence ATGACCGACACCCCGACCCTTGCCGTCACCGGGGTGACCGGACAGCTGGGCGGCGCCGTCGCCCGCCGGCTGGCCGCCGCCGGGCTGGCCCAGCGGATGATCGCCCGCGATCCGTCCCGGGTACCGGACCTCCCCGGAGCGGTGGCCGTGCACGGCGACTTCGCCGACCCGACCGGACTGACCGCGGCCTTCGGCGGGGTCGGCGTCCTGTTCCTGGTCTCCGCGGGGGAGGACCCCGACCGGCTCGCTCTGCAGCGCAAGGTCGTCGATGCCGCCGCCGACGCCGGCGTCGAGCACATCGTCTACACGTCGTTCGTCGGGGCTGCGGCGGACTGCACCTTCACCTTCGGCCGGGACCACTGGGGCACCGAGCAGCACATCCGCGACGCGGGCCCGGCGTTCACCTTCCTGCGCGACAACTTCTACGCGGACTTCATGCCGGACCTGGCCGGGCCGGACGGCGTGATCCGGGGGCCGGCCGGCGACGGGCGGGTCTCGGTGGTGGCGCGCGACGACATCGCCGCCGTGGCCGCCACCGTCCTGCAGGACCCCGCCGCCCATGCCGGACGGACCTACGACCTCACCGGGCCCGACGCGCTGACCCTCCACGAGGTGGCCACCGTGGTGACCGAGGCGACGGGCCGGTCGGTGAGCTACCGACCGGAGACGATCGACGAGGCCTACGCCTCCCGGGCCGGTGCCGCCCCGCGCTGGATGCTCGACGGGTGGGTGTCGACGTACACCGCGATCGCTGCCGGCGAACAGGCGACGGTGAGTGACGCTGTCCCTGCGCTGCTGGGTCGACCGGCCACCTCGCTGCGGGACCTCCTGCGCCTTCCCCGGGGCTGA
- a CDS encoding MFS transporter, with the protein MSGPVVDGGLRVGSGSGRWVLLASIMGSGIAGIDATVVNIALPAIGADLGTGFAALQWTITAYTLTLASLILLGGSLGDRFGRRRVFLIGVVWFAVASLLCGLAPGPEALVAARALQGVGGALLTPGSLAMIQASFHPDDRARAIGVWSGFGGVATAIGPFLGGWLLESVGWRWIFLINVPLAVAVVVLAVRHVPETRDPHAAKGIDVLGAGLSILALAGLTYAIIAVPENGAGGLVLPATAIGLCALAAFVVVERRLPHPMVPPAVFRNRTFTAANVVTFLVYGAFGGAFFLLAVQLQVVSGFSPLAAGTAMLPVTVLMLALSARFGQLATRIGPRLPMTAGTSLCTVAVLLMLRIGPGAHYLTEVLPAVAVLGLGLSLLVAPLTATVLGAAPAEQAGVASGINNAVARAAGLVAVAAFPVLGGLGGQSYDDPVAFDRGFGIALSIAAGLLVVGAVVSATAMPGRPAPSAVADPDAPAERVCCPVQGPALVESRTASP; encoded by the coding sequence ATGTCGGGACCGGTGGTGGACGGCGGGCTGCGTGTCGGTTCGGGCAGCGGCCGATGGGTGCTGCTCGCCTCGATCATGGGCTCGGGGATCGCGGGGATCGACGCCACGGTGGTCAACATCGCCCTGCCGGCCATCGGCGCGGACCTCGGCACCGGGTTCGCCGCCCTGCAGTGGACGATCACCGCCTACACGCTGACCCTGGCCTCGCTCATCCTGCTCGGCGGCTCCCTGGGTGACCGGTTCGGCCGCCGCCGGGTCTTCCTCATCGGCGTGGTCTGGTTCGCGGTCGCCTCGCTGCTCTGCGGACTCGCCCCCGGGCCGGAGGCGCTGGTGGCGGCCCGGGCCCTGCAGGGGGTCGGCGGGGCGCTGCTGACACCCGGCAGCCTGGCCATGATCCAGGCGTCGTTCCACCCCGACGACCGGGCCCGCGCCATCGGCGTGTGGTCCGGATTCGGCGGCGTGGCCACCGCCATCGGCCCGTTCCTCGGCGGCTGGCTGCTGGAGTCGGTGGGCTGGCGCTGGATCTTCCTGATCAACGTCCCGCTGGCCGTGGCGGTGGTGGTGCTCGCGGTCCGACACGTCCCGGAGACCCGGGACCCGCACGCCGCCAAGGGCATCGACGTGCTCGGCGCGGGGCTGAGCATCCTGGCCCTGGCCGGGCTGACCTACGCGATCATCGCCGTCCCGGAGAACGGGGCCGGCGGTCTGGTGCTGCCCGCCACCGCCATCGGCCTCTGCGCCCTGGCCGCGTTCGTCGTGGTCGAGCGGCGCCTGCCCCACCCGATGGTGCCGCCCGCCGTCTTCCGGAACCGGACCTTCACCGCCGCGAACGTGGTGACCTTCCTGGTCTACGGGGCCTTTGGTGGCGCCTTCTTCCTGCTCGCCGTCCAGCTGCAGGTCGTCTCCGGGTTCAGCCCGCTCGCCGCGGGCACGGCGATGCTGCCGGTTACCGTGCTCATGCTGGCGCTGTCCGCCCGGTTCGGTCAGCTGGCCACCCGGATCGGGCCGCGCCTGCCGATGACGGCGGGGACGTCGCTGTGCACGGTGGCCGTCCTGCTGATGCTGCGCATCGGTCCCGGCGCGCACTACCTGACCGAGGTGCTCCCGGCCGTGGCCGTCCTGGGGTTGGGCCTCTCCCTGCTGGTCGCCCCGCTGACCGCCACCGTGCTGGGCGCGGCTCCGGCCGAGCAGGCCGGGGTGGCGTCCGGCATCAACAACGCGGTCGCCCGAGCCGCCGGCCTCGTCGCCGTGGCGGCGTTCCCGGTCCTGGGCGGGCTCGGCGGGCAGAGCTACGACGACCCCGTCGCCTTCGACCGCGGTTTCGGCATCGCCCTGTCCATCGCCGCCGGCCTGCTCGTCGTCGGCGCAGTCGTGTCCGCGACGGCCATGCCGGGCCGACCCGCGCCTTCGGCCGTCGCCGATCCGGACGCACCCGCCGAGCGCGTGTGCTGCCCCGTCCAGGGGCCGGCCCTCGTCGAGTCCCGCACGGCGTCGCCCTGA
- a CDS encoding glycosyltransferase family 2 protein — protein sequence MVWNGRSVAVILPTYNERDSIAETIQGFEKLGYVDDILVINNNAAAGTSDEVATTTAREIHEPRQGYGAAIQRGLREVDADLICVCEPDGTFRPADLDKLLPFTGECDLVVGSRTVQTFIWDGANMGWHLRWGNWALAKGIEATYNTVYLSDVGCTFRVVSRACAADLVQRATHAGSAFGLEMLLLAIIRQYRIVQVPVNYHARVGESSVTGHLHRTIALGVRMAVLSARMRLRRNALRG from the coding sequence ATGGTCTGGAACGGCCGGAGCGTCGCGGTGATCCTGCCGACGTACAACGAGCGCGACAGCATCGCCGAGACCATCCAGGGCTTCGAGAAGCTCGGCTACGTCGACGACATCCTGGTGATCAACAACAACGCCGCCGCCGGCACCTCCGACGAGGTGGCGACGACGACCGCCCGGGAGATCCACGAGCCGCGGCAGGGCTACGGCGCCGCCATCCAACGCGGCCTGCGCGAGGTCGACGCCGACCTGATCTGCGTCTGCGAACCGGACGGCACCTTCCGGCCGGCCGACCTGGACAAGCTGCTGCCGTTCACCGGCGAGTGCGACCTGGTCGTCGGATCCCGCACCGTGCAGACGTTCATCTGGGACGGCGCCAACATGGGCTGGCACCTGCGGTGGGGGAACTGGGCGCTGGCCAAGGGCATCGAGGCCACCTACAACACCGTCTACCTGTCCGACGTGGGCTGCACCTTCCGGGTGGTCTCCCGGGCGTGCGCCGCGGACCTGGTGCAGCGCGCCACCCACGCCGGTTCGGCGTTCGGCCTGGAGATGCTGCTGCTGGCGATCATCCGGCAGTACCGGATCGTGCAGGTGCCGGTGAACTACCACGCCCGGGTCGGCGAGTCCTCGGTCACCGGGCACCTGCACCGCACCATCGCCCTCGGCGTCCGGATGGCCGTCCTGTCCGCCCGGATGCGCCTGCGGCGCAACGCCCTCCGTGGCTGA
- a CDS encoding VOC family protein has protein sequence MSIFLHSSFLPQNDPDAAVAFYRDTLGLEVRNDVENGGMRWITVGPADQPDVSVVLYPPEGDPGITSDERRTIAEMMAKGTFARMLLAADDLDATFDRVQATDAEIVQEPTEQFWGVRDFAVRDPAGNLLRIQERR, from the coding sequence ATGTCCATCTTCCTGCACTCGAGCTTCCTGCCCCAGAACGATCCCGACGCCGCCGTCGCCTTCTACCGCGACACCCTCGGCCTCGAGGTGCGCAACGATGTGGAGAACGGCGGGATGCGGTGGATCACCGTGGGGCCCGCCGATCAGCCGGACGTCTCCGTGGTGCTCTACCCGCCCGAGGGGGACCCGGGCATCACCTCCGACGAACGACGCACCATCGCCGAGATGATGGCCAAGGGCACCTTCGCGCGGATGCTGCTGGCGGCCGACGATCTCGACGCCACCTTCGACCGGGTGCAGGCCACCGACGCCGAGATCGTCCAGGAGCCCACCGAGCAGTTCTGGGGCGTGCGGGACTTCGCCGTCCGCGACCCCGCGGGCAACCTGCTGCGCATCCAGGAGCGCCGTTGA
- a CDS encoding glycosyltransferase family 39 protein, whose translation MADVDTRTRAEVTGRALLLAAIPPIVLALLVRIWVAHTSLLALNSDETLVGLQAREAMDGTFYLMVAGNDYGSTTESYLLIPFLLAGGGAWPLRLLAGLLWAVVAFLLYRTARPLIGPAAAAVVGVIALSVSGAILVVTSRPYMGYPTGMIAMVGVLALAGRAMHDDSRLPWIAGLAGLATGFAVWSHPMFGVVCVLALLPPTLRHWRRLLGWALPGAIGAVVGVSPWLVYIQQRGLPAAARSSGDTTYLDRLVGFFVALLPRAFGLRLPRGEWLWGEAVTPVVAGVIVVAAVTGWIVLLRRCGSAAAPVVFAGVAAFPVLATFGQLEFVDDARYALPFLPMLLVGLGGWLAVLPQRWGSSAWSVTVVPTAWVLLFCVPILVRQAGWAPENPDRAPIAAVRALEDRGVTFLRGDYWAIYLMDYLADGSLVVRPDFPIRLLGPAADVEAADPAEVALVYGAGAEPSLLLPAADYEILSVGGYDLYLPPGVR comes from the coding sequence GTGGCTGACGTCGACACCCGGACGCGGGCCGAGGTCACCGGGCGGGCCCTGCTGCTGGCCGCGATCCCTCCGATCGTGCTGGCCCTGCTCGTCCGCATCTGGGTCGCCCACACCTCGCTGCTCGCCCTGAACAGCGACGAGACGCTCGTCGGCCTGCAGGCGCGCGAGGCGATGGACGGCACCTTCTACCTGATGGTCGCGGGCAACGACTACGGGTCGACGACGGAGTCCTACCTGCTGATCCCGTTCCTGCTCGCGGGCGGCGGCGCCTGGCCGCTGCGTCTCCTGGCCGGGCTGCTCTGGGCGGTGGTCGCGTTCCTGCTGTACCGCACGGCCCGCCCACTGATCGGCCCGGCCGCGGCCGCGGTGGTCGGCGTGATCGCCCTCAGCGTCTCCGGGGCGATCCTGGTCGTCACCTCCCGCCCGTACATGGGCTACCCCACCGGCATGATCGCGATGGTCGGCGTGCTCGCGCTGGCCGGTCGGGCGATGCACGACGACAGCCGGCTCCCCTGGATCGCCGGCCTCGCCGGGTTGGCCACCGGGTTCGCGGTCTGGAGCCACCCGATGTTCGGGGTGGTGTGCGTGCTCGCCCTGCTCCCCCCGACCCTGCGGCACTGGCGACGGCTGCTGGGTTGGGCCCTGCCCGGCGCCATCGGCGCCGTCGTCGGGGTGAGCCCGTGGCTGGTGTACATCCAGCAGCGCGGCCTGCCGGCCGCGGCCCGCAGTTCGGGGGACACCACCTACCTGGACCGGTTGGTCGGATTCTTCGTCGCTCTGCTCCCCCGCGCGTTCGGGCTGCGACTGCCCCGCGGTGAGTGGCTGTGGGGGGAGGCGGTGACCCCCGTCGTCGCCGGCGTGATCGTCGTGGCCGCCGTGACCGGCTGGATCGTGCTGCTCCGGCGCTGCGGTTCCGCCGCGGCGCCGGTGGTGTTCGCCGGGGTCGCCGCCTTCCCGGTGCTCGCCACCTTCGGCCAGCTCGAGTTCGTGGACGACGCCCGGTACGCACTGCCGTTCCTGCCCATGCTCCTCGTCGGCCTCGGCGGGTGGCTGGCCGTGCTGCCGCAGCGGTGGGGGAGCTCCGCGTGGTCGGTGACGGTCGTCCCCACCGCCTGGGTGCTGCTGTTCTGCGTGCCGATCCTGGTCCGGCAGGCCGGGTGGGCCCCGGAGAACCCGGACCGCGCCCCGATCGCCGCCGTCCGCGCCCTGGAGGACCGCGGCGTCACCTTCCTGCGGGGCGACTACTGGGCGATCTACCTGATGGACTATCTCGCCGACGGCTCCCTGGTCGTGCGCCCCGACTTCCCGATCCGCCTGCTGGGTCCGGCCGCCGACGTGGAGGCCGCCGACCCGGCCGAGGTGGCGCTGGTCTACGGGGCCGGCGCGGAGCCGTCGCTGCTGCTGCCCGCGGCCGACTACGAGATCTTGAGCGTGGGCGGCTACGACCTGTACCTGCCGCCCGGCGTGCGATGA